A portion of the Cryptomeria japonica chromosome 5, Sugi_1.0, whole genome shotgun sequence genome contains these proteins:
- the LOC131062911 gene encoding putative alpha-L-fucosidase 1, producing MGFCSLNIPPPLPVLPVPTASQLKWQQREMIMFIHFGINTFTNSERGTGKENPELFNPNGLDANQWAKVANEAGFSLVILTAKHHDGFCLWPSAYTNQSVKSSLWKDGKGDVVKDLSEAVRAQGLDLGVYLSPWDRFEPFYGNEVQYNEFYLGQLQELLTGYGPISEVWIDRFKGDNTTMIYHFSNWFAIAKELQIYANVFSDAGPDIRWVGNENGTAGLTSWSTINGSSYNFGQGIKGYLNTGDPSGMDWKPPECDVSIRKGWFWHSDQEPKSLSQLLDIYYTSVGRNCVLLLNVPPNTTGLISGEDVERLIEFNKATKTIFSVDLAAAAFVTASSVRGIAFNPSNVLNNDLWAYWAPRDVGCSEKPHWIELNVKEAVEFNVVRIQETIVLGQRVMEYGIYVSGVDENKMMLVSNGTTIGYKRLHRLEKPVKAIRVLLVILKYKGSVPIISSFGLHFDPFYNGFSQ from the exons ATGGGTTTTTGTAGTTTGAATATTCCACCCCCTCTGCCAGTTTTGCCGGTGCCGACTGCCAGTCAGCTGAAATGGCAGCAGAGAGAAATGATCATGTTTATTCACTTTGGCATTAATACATTCACTAATAGTGAACGGGGAACAGGTAAAGAGAATCCTGAGTTGTTCAATCCCAATGGGCTTGATGCAAATCAATGGGCAAAGGTGGCAAACGAGGCTGGATTTTCACTTGTTATTTTGACTGCCAAACACCATGATGGATTTTGTCTCTGGCCTTCTGCTTATACAAATCAATCAGTGAAAAGTAGCCTGTGGAAAGATGGAAAAGGAGATGTTGTGAAAGATCTATCAGAGGCTGTCAGGGCCCAAGGCCTGGATTTGGGTGTGTATTTGTCTCCCTGGGATCGTTTTGAGCCTTTCTATGGTAATGAAGTGCAGTACAATGAATTCTATTTGGGGCAGCTGCAGGAGCTTCTCACCGG GTATGGCCCCATATCGGAGGTATGGATTGACAGATTCAAAGGAGATAACACAACAATGATATATCACTTCTCCAATTGGTTTGCCATTGCCAAAGAGTTACAAATATACGCAAACGTATTCTCAGACGCAGGACCAGACATTAGATGGGTGGGAAACGAAAACGGTACAGCAGGATTAACCTCTTGGTCCACCATCAATGGATCTTCCTACAATTTTGGCCAAGGCATTAAAGG GTATTTGAACACTGGAGACCCATCTGGAATGGATTGGAAGCCCCCAGAATGTGATGTATCAATCAGGAAAGGCTGGTTTTGGCACTCGGATCAGGAACCCAAATCGCTAAGCCAATTGCTGGACATCTACTACACTTCTGTGGGAAGAAACTGTGTCCTTTTGCTCAACGTTCCACCAAACACAACAGGCCTTATCTCTGGAGAAGATGTGGAAAGACTAATAGAATTCAACAAGGCCACAAAAACCATTTTTTCTGTGGATCTGGCTGCTGCTGCTTTTGTCACAGCAAGTAGCGTGAGAGGAATAGCCTTCAACCCTAGCAATGTATTGAATAACGATCTCTGGGCGTACTGGGCACCCAGGGATGTTGGGTGCAGCGAAAAACCTCATTGGATAGAATTGAATGTCAAAGAAGCTGTTGAATTTAACGTTGTGAGGATTCAGGAGACCATAGTATTGGGGCAAAGGGTAATGGAATATGGTATTTATGTATCAGGCGTTGATGAGAATAAAATGATGCTTGTGAGTAATGGGACTACAATTGGTTACAAGAGGCTTCATAGACTCGAAAAGCCTGTGAAAGCTATTAGGGTTTTGCTAGTGATTTTGAAGTACAAAGGCAGTGTGCCAATTATTTCTTCTTTTGGCCTGCACTTTGATCCATTTTACAATGGGTTTTCACAATAA